From a single Lolium rigidum isolate FL_2022 chromosome 7, APGP_CSIRO_Lrig_0.1, whole genome shotgun sequence genomic region:
- the LOC124669171 gene encoding transcription factor PIF1-like isoform X2, translating into MEDGRAQRRMSTSTPTRRSRSADFHNYSERRRRDKINEKLKALQELLPNCTKTDKVSMLDEAIDYLKSLQLQLQMLVMGKGMAPVVPPELQQYMHYITTDPAAQVMMQMPPSSRPSEPPRPFQITHANPPQRQSNVESDFLSQLQNLHPSEQPQNFLRPPKLQLYTPEQRGGLGSSTGHNGGWIPERNSSYNFME; encoded by the exons ATGGAAGACGGCAGGGCTCAAAGGAGGATGTCAACAAGTACCCCTACTCGTAGAAGCAGATCTGCTGATTTCCACAATTATTCAGAAAGG AGGCGAAGGGATAAGATCAACGAGAAGCTCAAGGCACTGCAAGAGCTGCTTCCAAACTGCACCAAG ACGGACAAGGTGTCGATGCTTGATGAGGCGATCGACTACCTGAAATCGCTTCAACTGCAGCTCCAG ATGCTGGTGATGGGGAAGGGGATGGCGCCGGTGGTGCCTCCGGAGCTGCAGCAGTATATGCACTACATCACCACCGATCCTGCTGCCCAAGTGATGATGCAGATGCCTCCCAGCTCTCGCCCCTCGGAGCCGCCGCGGCCGTTCCAGATCACCCACGCCAACCCGCCGCAGCGGCAGTCCAACGTCGAGTCCGATTTCCTCAGCCAGCTGCAGAACCTCCACCCTTCCGAGCAGCCCCAGAACTTCCTCAGGCCACCAAAGCTGCAGCTCTACACCCCG GAGCAGAGGGGAGGGCTAGGCAGCAGCACTGGGCACAATGGTGGCTGGATCCCGGAGAGGAATTCCTCCTACAACTTTATGGAGTGA
- the LOC124669171 gene encoding transcription factor PIF1-like isoform X1: MEDGRAQRRMSTSTPTRRSRSADFHNYSERRRRDKINEKLKALQELLPNCTKVHTDKVSMLDEAIDYLKSLQLQLQMLVMGKGMAPVVPPELQQYMHYITTDPAAQVMMQMPPSSRPSEPPRPFQITHANPPQRQSNVESDFLSQLQNLHPSEQPQNFLRPPKLQLYTPEQRGGLGSSTGHNGGWIPERNSSYNFME; encoded by the exons ATGGAAGACGGCAGGGCTCAAAGGAGGATGTCAACAAGTACCCCTACTCGTAGAAGCAGATCTGCTGATTTCCACAATTATTCAGAAAGG AGGCGAAGGGATAAGATCAACGAGAAGCTCAAGGCACTGCAAGAGCTGCTTCCAAACTGCACCAAGGTCCAC ACGGACAAGGTGTCGATGCTTGATGAGGCGATCGACTACCTGAAATCGCTTCAACTGCAGCTCCAG ATGCTGGTGATGGGGAAGGGGATGGCGCCGGTGGTGCCTCCGGAGCTGCAGCAGTATATGCACTACATCACCACCGATCCTGCTGCCCAAGTGATGATGCAGATGCCTCCCAGCTCTCGCCCCTCGGAGCCGCCGCGGCCGTTCCAGATCACCCACGCCAACCCGCCGCAGCGGCAGTCCAACGTCGAGTCCGATTTCCTCAGCCAGCTGCAGAACCTCCACCCTTCCGAGCAGCCCCAGAACTTCCTCAGGCCACCAAAGCTGCAGCTCTACACCCCG GAGCAGAGGGGAGGGCTAGGCAGCAGCACTGGGCACAATGGTGGCTGGATCCCGGAGAGGAATTCCTCCTACAACTTTATGGAGTGA